The following are encoded together in the Thalassomonas haliotis genome:
- a CDS encoding MBL fold metallo-hydrolase: MILTFYGVRGSVPAPGSHTIKYGGNTPCIHLDTGEDFHLVLDAGTGIIPLGEQLLNDNKPIYLLLSHNHWDHIQGFPFFKPAYQKNRQIHILPGLTRPMQPQAILKQMAGSLFPVASGQLAADIRVMPSPAGHTPISIGQLTISRKVLNHPGGGSAYLIDNQKQRFAYITDNELFPPGPVNTSLNQWQEFTRELDLLIHDAQYFPDDFPAKSGWGHTCYESVIDLAIAARIRHLCLFSHDHCRSDNEIEQMLARVHQEIQRQQSTLEVFAAREQSRFILDSHG; the protein is encoded by the coding sequence ATGATACTCACATTTTACGGCGTCAGGGGCTCAGTGCCCGCCCCCGGCAGCCACACGATAAAATACGGCGGCAATACCCCCTGTATCCACCTGGACACGGGAGAGGATTTCCACCTGGTGCTGGATGCCGGCACAGGCATTATCCCCCTGGGAGAGCAGCTGCTTAACGATAACAAACCTATCTACCTGCTACTGAGCCATAACCATTGGGACCATATCCAGGGTTTTCCTTTTTTTAAACCCGCCTACCAGAAAAACCGGCAGATCCATATTTTGCCGGGGCTAACCCGGCCGATGCAGCCGCAGGCGATTTTAAAGCAAATGGCCGGCAGCTTATTCCCGGTAGCTTCCGGGCAGCTGGCGGCCGATATCAGGGTAATGCCCAGTCCTGCTGGCCACACGCCAATATCCATAGGGCAGCTCACCATCAGCCGAAAAGTGCTCAACCATCCCGGCGGCGGCAGCGCCTACCTGATTGATAACCAAAAACAGCGCTTTGCCTACATTACCGATAATGAACTCTTTCCCCCCGGTCCGGTCAACACCAGCTTGAACCAATGGCAGGAATTCACCCGGGAACTGGATCTCTTGATCCACGACGCCCAATATTTTCCCGACGATTTTCCGGCAAAGTCCGGCTGGGGCCATACCTGCTACGAGTCGGTGATCGACCTGGCCATTGCCGCCAGGATCAGGCACTTATGCCTGTTCAGCCATGACCACTGCAGAAGCGATAATGAAATAGAGCAGATGCTGGCCCGGGTCCATCAGGAGATTCAAAGACAACAGTCAACACTTGAAGTCTTTGCCGCCCGCGAGCAAAGCCGTTTTATCCTGGATAGCCATGGTTAA
- a CDS encoding Ig-like domain-containing protein codes for MLSNNTFFLKLNLLFLVFALLTGCNSGSDKQAEPVTEPVITPVADPVIRPSFNRNGQNNESAAAKAVVNTATLNASGGFSHPLNNETFDGNLLLAVEVEDPDGLASVAVSFNQQQQLLYLCDSQASCNGTAFDKTETDINPADFGLFSGPVTLGLWSKDLNGNQLQLDSVTVNWQRRQIAAVSAERQTQGASISANWQTNNQLFRYNLYLAAESGVNRDNFTSLSEGQALLAVSGPPQTFTGLNSEVSYYLLVTGIDSSGESAFSSEIRLDPPTGQENTPPEPVNDNFEADEDNEIRGNLLVNDIDNEQNPLTLSLLPVEPPFYGDLELFANGNFSYYPPENFTGSDSFIYQVQDGQGGFARAEVSLSLLAVNDPPLALADSYNIARNQALFVPAPGLMANDSDIDSESLTVNTSPVTAPDFGELILNNDGSFVYRPGEDFTGEDSFRYQLIDPQGEVGTALVTVSVENINSAPLAVSDNYGIAINTSLVVDGSALPGVLANDNDPDGDPLVLQPSLIDNVDNGTLTIDSEGFFTYIANGNFTGTDSFVYAIEDGRGGTAQASVTITVGADNTPPIAVSDSYATDKSTALVVDGNELPGLLANDSDADNDELILQLPLITAPNHGELNIASNGFFTYTPADDFTGTDTFVYAISDGRGGTAQASVSISVAVINTDPVANGDNYQTAQSSPLIVDGNSLPGVLENDTDPENDPLVVTGVISDVTNGSLTLTEDGLFTYTPDEDFFGSDSFTYAIEDGRGGTAQASVQITVNAVNFPPLAQDDDITLDEDEVIIIDVLLNDSDQDGDTLTVTLDSLQTNHGELSLADNKLSYTPTPDFNGIDSFSYFIDDGHDHNVSAIVTLTINPVNDAPLAEDDDVQVITGSSTNLDVLANDKDIEGDPLAITGITGGSGTITILADNTLNYVPASDETEDSFNYEVADGNGGVSSGKVTVTISGVIQAPTAVNDFFSLAQDTVLVADNSPVEDLLNNDINPEGDNLTVTLLSNVANGVLNLSTDGTFSYTPNAGFTGSDSFIYQLSDSKGNTDNANVSITVFVNNQPEAKPDDYHLRANTNITVDNVSWPVPLANDSDIDGDAITYQGVVAGVEKGILTINSDSSFTYTPDTDFSGSDSFLYFIKDSAGVQSRALATLSVEEISWWGDHSLPNLPPLDFNHLSFDGSHYYLLADHNTFTSKDATNWEHAYHEQLTSLTAATAGNTLLSPGVTTRVAVGKAGSVFISQQSSASPQDDGVWVERQISVDVAMQDIIFTGSEFIAAGLQKVMFSLDGVNWTPSVPNSAEVFHGLNFDLNTLVIVGENGTIETSSDGSNWTIRSSGTSEHLYDIAGNGTDLLVAVGGNGVVLNSSDGLSWLPVTSTTSANLYAVEYGNGLYMAVGDTGTVITSSDGVSWSLLSSLGSDALNDVIWDGGKFIVAGDNSQLLGSSDASTFNQVDTGDHNNFNGIAYGNGTVIRAGSDSVFWLSNDAISWSSSTSTLPGTINQVEFFNNAFIAVGDNGLVMTSSTGSVWSTLSVPTGENLQDIFWYQGLDTSSNPFSLYVIVGENGLMMTSSDGITWLVETLPAGTVPGEHLYGISHDDNAFVAVGQNGKILHRDNTAAPGGTTWTDNHSNSGFGQLNDLDYDGGKAIIVGDNGVIVTGSSSGSFSQLGTGFSDNLNTITYNNGNYISLGDLGATYTSVDGVTWISAFAGSGENLNDVIINNDDIYAVGDKGSFIRGQDHF; via the coding sequence ATGCTCAGCAATAACACCTTTTTTTTAAAGTTAAACCTGCTGTTCCTTGTCTTTGCGCTATTAACCGGCTGCAACTCAGGCTCAGACAAACAGGCGGAACCGGTCACTGAGCCGGTAATCACACCGGTTGCCGATCCTGTGATCAGGCCAAGCTTTAACCGCAACGGCCAGAATAACGAATCGGCCGCCGCCAAAGCCGTAGTAAATACCGCCACCCTTAATGCCAGCGGCGGCTTCAGCCACCCGCTAAACAATGAAACCTTCGACGGCAACCTGCTGCTTGCGGTAGAGGTAGAGGATCCCGATGGCCTGGCCTCTGTCGCCGTCAGCTTTAACCAGCAACAACAGCTGTTATACCTTTGTGATAGCCAGGCCAGCTGCAACGGCACCGCCTTTGATAAAACCGAAACCGATATCAACCCGGCAGATTTCGGCCTGTTTTCCGGCCCGGTGACTTTAGGCTTATGGAGCAAAGACTTAAACGGCAACCAGCTGCAGCTGGACAGCGTTACCGTCAACTGGCAAAGACGGCAAATTGCAGCAGTGAGTGCCGAGCGTCAAACTCAGGGGGCCAGTATCAGCGCAAACTGGCAAACCAATAACCAGCTATTCAGATATAACCTTTACCTGGCGGCCGAGTCGGGCGTTAACCGGGATAACTTTACTTCTCTCAGTGAAGGACAAGCCCTGCTGGCGGTGAGCGGGCCGCCGCAAACCTTCACCGGTTTAAACAGCGAAGTCAGTTATTACCTGCTGGTTACGGGTATCGACAGCAGCGGGGAGAGCGCCTTTAGCAGCGAAATCCGCTTAGATCCGCCAACCGGCCAGGAAAATACCCCGCCCGAACCGGTGAACGACAATTTTGAAGCGGATGAAGACAATGAAATCCGGGGAAACCTGCTGGTCAACGACATAGACAATGAGCAAAACCCGCTCACTTTATCCCTGTTACCGGTAGAGCCGCCTTTTTATGGCGACCTTGAGCTGTTCGCCAACGGCAACTTCAGCTACTATCCACCGGAAAATTTTACCGGCAGCGACAGTTTTATCTACCAGGTCCAGGACGGCCAGGGCGGTTTTGCCCGGGCCGAAGTCAGCCTTAGCCTGCTGGCGGTCAACGACCCGCCGCTGGCACTCGCCGACAGTTATAATATCGCGAGAAACCAGGCCCTGTTTGTGCCGGCCCCGGGCTTGATGGCCAACGACAGCGATATCGACAGCGAGAGCTTAACGGTAAACACCAGCCCGGTCACTGCACCCGATTTTGGCGAGCTGATCTTAAACAATGACGGCAGCTTTGTTTATCGTCCGGGGGAAGACTTTACCGGCGAAGACAGCTTTCGTTACCAGCTGATAGACCCGCAAGGGGAAGTCGGCACCGCTTTGGTCACGGTCAGCGTTGAAAACATCAATAGCGCACCGCTGGCCGTCAGCGACAATTACGGTATCGCCATCAATACCAGTTTAGTGGTTGACGGCAGTGCCCTGCCCGGGGTGCTGGCAAACGACAACGACCCCGACGGCGATCCCCTTGTGCTCCAGCCAAGCCTGATAGACAATGTTGACAACGGCACCCTGACCATAGATAGCGAGGGGTTTTTCACTTATATTGCCAACGGCAATTTTACCGGCACCGATAGCTTTGTTTATGCCATTGAAGACGGCCGGGGCGGCACCGCCCAGGCCAGCGTCACCATCACGGTTGGCGCCGACAACACTCCCCCCATAGCCGTAAGCGACAGCTACGCCACAGACAAAAGTACCGCTTTAGTGGTGGATGGCAATGAGCTGCCCGGGTTACTGGCAAACGACTCCGATGCCGATAATGATGAGCTGATCCTGCAACTGCCGCTGATAACAGCTCCCAATCACGGTGAACTAAATATCGCAAGCAACGGCTTTTTCACCTACACCCCGGCTGATGATTTCACCGGCACAGATACCTTTGTTTATGCCATCAGCGACGGCCGGGGAGGCACGGCACAGGCAAGCGTCAGCATTTCGGTTGCCGTCATCAACACAGATCCCGTTGCCAACGGCGACAACTATCAAACGGCACAAAGCAGCCCTTTAATTGTTGACGGCAATAGCTTGCCCGGCGTGCTGGAAAACGATACCGACCCTGAAAACGATCCCCTGGTGGTCACCGGCGTCATCAGCGATGTCACTAACGGCAGCCTGACCCTGACGGAGGACGGTTTATTTACCTATACCCCGGATGAAGATTTCTTCGGCAGCGACTCCTTTACCTATGCCATTGAAGACGGCCGTGGCGGCACGGCACAGGCCAGCGTGCAGATCACCGTCAACGCAGTCAATTTCCCCCCCCTTGCCCAGGACGATGACATCACATTGGATGAAGATGAAGTTATTATTATTGACGTCCTGCTCAATGACAGTGACCAAGACGGCGACACCTTGACCGTCACCCTGGACAGCCTGCAAACCAATCACGGCGAACTCAGCCTGGCAGATAACAAGCTGAGCTATACGCCAACCCCGGACTTCAACGGCATCGACAGCTTTAGTTACTTTATTGATGACGGCCATGACCATAACGTCAGCGCCATAGTGACCCTGACCATTAACCCGGTCAATGATGCCCCGCTAGCCGAAGATGATGATGTCCAGGTAATAACAGGCAGCAGTACTAATTTAGATGTCCTGGCCAACGACAAGGATATAGAAGGCGATCCCCTGGCCATAACCGGGATCACCGGCGGTAGCGGCACTATCACTATCCTGGCGGATAATACTTTAAACTATGTACCGGCCAGCGATGAAACAGAGGACAGTTTTAACTATGAAGTAGCAGACGGCAACGGGGGAGTCAGCTCGGGAAAAGTAACGGTAACCATTAGCGGAGTCATCCAGGCGCCGACCGCCGTTAATGACTTTTTTAGCCTGGCGCAAGATACCGTTTTAGTTGCGGACAACAGTCCGGTAGAAGATCTGTTAAACAATGACATAAATCCCGAGGGTGATAATTTAACCGTCACCCTGCTCAGCAATGTCGCTAACGGCGTATTAAACCTGAGTACCGACGGTACCTTTAGCTATACCCCCAACGCAGGATTTACCGGCAGCGACAGCTTTATTTATCAACTGTCCGATAGCAAAGGCAACACGGACAATGCCAACGTATCGATCACTGTTTTCGTCAATAACCAGCCCGAGGCCAAACCCGACGATTACCACTTACGCGCCAACACCAATATAACGGTTGATAATGTCAGCTGGCCCGTCCCTTTGGCCAACGACAGCGATATCGACGGCGATGCCATCACCTACCAGGGCGTTGTGGCCGGAGTGGAAAAAGGCATATTGACGATAAATAGCGACTCCTCTTTCACTTATACACCGGATACAGACTTTTCCGGCAGTGACAGCTTTTTATATTTTATAAAAGACAGCGCCGGAGTGCAGAGCCGCGCCCTGGCCACTTTGTCGGTAGAAGAAATCAGCTGGTGGGGGGATCATAGCCTGCCCAACCTGCCGCCGCTGGATTTCAACCATTTAAGCTTTGACGGCAGCCATTATTATCTGCTGGCGGATCACAATACTTTCACCAGTAAAGATGCCACCAACTGGGAGCATGCCTATCATGAGCAACTCACCAGTTTAACTGCCGCCACCGCCGGCAATACCCTGCTAAGCCCCGGGGTGACGACACGCGTTGCCGTCGGCAAGGCCGGCTCGGTTTTTATCAGTCAGCAAAGCAGCGCCAGCCCCCAGGATGATGGCGTCTGGGTCGAGCGGCAGATCAGTGTCGATGTTGCCATGCAGGACATTATTTTCACCGGTAGCGAGTTTATCGCCGCCGGCTTGCAAAAAGTCATGTTCTCCCTCGACGGCGTCAACTGGACTCCCTCGGTGCCGAATTCGGCGGAGGTTTTTCACGGTCTCAATTTTGACCTCAACACCCTGGTCATCGTCGGCGAAAACGGCACCATAGAAACCAGCAGCGACGGCAGCAACTGGACCATAAGGAGCAGCGGCACCAGCGAGCATTTATACGATATCGCCGGCAATGGCACGGATTTACTGGTGGCTGTGGGTGGTAACGGCGTCGTGCTTAACAGCAGCGACGGCTTGTCATGGCTGCCGGTCACCAGCACGACCTCCGCCAATTTATATGCGGTCGAATACGGCAACGGCCTGTATATGGCGGTAGGGGATACCGGCACAGTGATCACCAGCAGCGACGGGGTAAGCTGGTCGTTATTATCCAGCCTCGGCAGCGACGCCCTCAATGATGTCATCTGGGACGGCGGCAAGTTTATTGTCGCCGGCGACAATAGCCAGCTGCTGGGCTCCAGCGATGCCAGTACCTTTAACCAGGTAGACACAGGCGATCACAACAACTTTAACGGTATCGCCTACGGCAACGGCACGGTGATCCGCGCCGGCAGCGACAGCGTTTTCTGGTTAAGCAATGATGCCATAAGCTGGAGTTCAAGCACCAGCACCTTGCCCGGCACCATTAACCAGGTGGAGTTTTTTAATAACGCATTTATTGCCGTCGGCGACAACGGCCTGGTGATGACCAGCAGCACAGGCTCAGTGTGGTCAACATTAAGTGTGCCCACCGGCGAGAATTTACAGGATATCTTCTGGTATCAGGGACTCGATACCAGCAGCAACCCCTTTTCCCTCTATGTCATTGTCGGGGAAAACGGCCTGATGATGACCAGCAGCGACGGCATCACTTGGCTGGTGGAAACCCTGCCCGCCGGCACTGTCCCCGGCGAACATCTCTACGGCATCAGCCATGATGACAACGCCTTTGTCGCCGTCGGCCAGAACGGCAAGATCCTGCACCGGGACAATACCGCCGCCCCGGGAGGCACCACCTGGACCGACAACCATTCCAACAGTGGTTTTGGCCAGTTAAACGATCTCGACTATGACGGCGGTAAGGCCATCATAGTCGGCGATAACGGCGTGATAGTCACCGGCAGCAGCTCCGGCAGTTTTAGCCAACTCGGCACAGGGTTTAGCGACAATCTCAATACTATCACCTATAACAACGGCAACTATATAAGCCTGGGAGATCTCGGCGCCACCTATACCAGCGTAGACGGCGTCACCTGGATTTCTGCCTTCGCCGGCTCGGGGGAAAACCTCAACGATGTCATCATAAATAACGATGACATTTACGCCGTCGGCGACAAGGGCAGCTTTATCCGGGGACAGGATCACTTCTGA